One part of the Actinomyces howellii genome encodes these proteins:
- a CDS encoding alpha-1,6-glucosidase domain-containing protein has product MTTSQRPRGEDHAHHDAPAHHDLPGTGELRAYWVTETILAWPPDLLPAAVAAEDDGELAELPVTFGLVAAPDGGARVVEGMLRRDVYSTEIPLTVRGTLEDELGAPAMTAYPALRGYIALSVGANGKRLTREDVEALLMGQLTVVQRATASTGGWITAATGVQTGLVIDHLYGEAAARDGSAPLGVTWQDPGTPQARPAFALWAPTARAVTLLAWPTPDPTGSVPLVDGQAVRVPAVRLPDGRWEVTAERAGAAGVGAGSQYLWEVRVFVPSTGRVEVNVVTDPYSRALTVDSRRSVAVDLDRRDLRPSSWRSTLNPVVVSDAARAIYELHVRDFSAVDQSVPARMRGTYSAFTIDTDGTRHLRALASAGIDTIHLLPTFDFSSVPEERADQKAPAVPSDASPFSRRPQAAVSATADRDAYNWGYDPVHWMAPEGSYARAGHQDGGARVVEFREMVAALHGMGLQVVLDQVFNHTAAAGQEEYSVLDKIVPGYYHRLDATGAIEMSTCCNNVATERLMAERLMIDSCVSWVVDYRVDGFRFDLMGYHSVDTMARLQSALDSVGDEAVGHRILIYGEGWNMGEVADNALFRQAVQGQIGGLGIGTFNDRVRDAVHGGDHFDVNLRIGQGFGTGALTDPNEVEDRTEREIRSDLAWRTELVCLSLAGNLRLMELRGSDGARRLGEEFRYHGDTVAAYGLEPVDSVNYVCAHDDETLFDVLAYKLPLTTSMADRVRMNTLCLAVPALGQSPCFWAAGAELLRSKSLDTDSYNSGDHYNAIDWTGQDNGWGRGLPPAQRNFESWVIQADLLRHDELRPTAKDIATAREAALDLLRLRHSTPLLSLGSAALIRERVSFPCAGPEATPGVVVMVIDDGAGEADIDPALDGVLVVLNATPHAVEQRVEALVGRYFELSEVQVAGSDPVVRGTTFDAGTGTVTVPARTVAVLVER; this is encoded by the coding sequence CGCCCGATCTGCTGCCGGCCGCCGTCGCCGCGGAGGACGACGGGGAGCTTGCCGAGCTCCCGGTCACCTTCGGGCTCGTCGCGGCGCCCGACGGGGGAGCGCGGGTGGTCGAGGGCATGCTCAGACGCGACGTCTACTCCACGGAGATCCCCCTGACCGTGCGGGGCACGCTCGAGGACGAGCTGGGTGCGCCCGCCATGACCGCCTACCCGGCGCTGCGCGGCTACATCGCGCTGTCGGTCGGGGCCAACGGCAAGCGCCTGACCCGCGAGGACGTCGAGGCCCTTCTCATGGGGCAGCTCACCGTCGTCCAGCGCGCGACGGCCTCGACCGGGGGGTGGATCACCGCCGCCACCGGCGTGCAGACCGGCCTCGTCATCGACCACCTCTACGGTGAGGCCGCGGCCCGCGACGGCTCGGCCCCGCTGGGGGTGACCTGGCAGGACCCCGGCACCCCGCAGGCCCGGCCCGCCTTCGCCCTGTGGGCGCCGACCGCACGTGCCGTCACCCTGCTGGCCTGGCCGACGCCGGACCCCACCGGCTCGGTCCCTCTTGTCGACGGCCAGGCCGTGCGGGTGCCCGCCGTGCGCCTGCCCGACGGGAGGTGGGAGGTCACCGCGGAGCGGGCCGGCGCCGCCGGCGTGGGCGCGGGAAGCCAGTACCTGTGGGAGGTGCGCGTCTTCGTGCCCTCGACGGGCCGGGTCGAGGTCAACGTCGTCACCGACCCGTACTCGCGCGCCCTGACCGTGGACTCGCGCCGCTCGGTGGCTGTCGACCTCGACCGCCGTGACCTGCGGCCCTCGTCATGGCGCTCGACCCTCAACCCCGTCGTCGTCTCCGACGCCGCCCGGGCCATCTACGAGCTGCACGTGCGCGACTTCTCCGCGGTCGACCAGTCCGTCCCCGCCCGGATGCGGGGGACCTACTCGGCCTTCACCATCGACACCGACGGGACCCGGCACCTGCGGGCCCTGGCCTCGGCGGGGATCGACACGATCCACCTCCTGCCGACCTTCGACTTCTCCTCGGTTCCCGAGGAGCGCGCCGACCAGAAGGCGCCTGCCGTCCCCTCCGACGCATCCCCCTTCTCCCGCCGGCCCCAGGCGGCCGTGTCGGCCACTGCCGACCGGGACGCCTACAACTGGGGCTACGATCCCGTCCACTGGATGGCCCCCGAGGGCTCCTACGCCCGAGCCGGCCACCAGGACGGCGGGGCGCGTGTCGTGGAGTTCCGGGAGATGGTCGCCGCCCTGCACGGGATGGGCCTCCAGGTGGTCCTCGACCAGGTCTTCAACCACACCGCCGCGGCCGGGCAGGAGGAGTACTCGGTCCTCGACAAGATCGTCCCCGGCTACTACCACCGCCTCGACGCGACCGGCGCCATCGAGATGTCGACCTGCTGCAACAACGTGGCCACCGAGAGGCTCATGGCCGAGCGGCTCATGATCGACAGCTGCGTGTCCTGGGTGGTCGACTACCGGGTCGACGGCTTCCGTTTCGACCTCATGGGGTACCACTCCGTCGACACGATGGCCCGCCTCCAGTCGGCCCTCGACTCCGTCGGCGACGAGGCCGTGGGCCACCGGATCCTGATCTACGGCGAGGGCTGGAACATGGGGGAGGTGGCGGACAACGCCCTGTTCCGTCAGGCGGTCCAGGGCCAGATCGGGGGCCTGGGCATCGGGACCTTCAACGACCGCGTCCGTGACGCCGTCCACGGGGGTGACCACTTCGACGTCAACCTGCGCATCGGCCAGGGCTTCGGCACCGGCGCCCTGACCGACCCCAACGAGGTCGAGGACCGCACCGAGCGGGAGATCCGCAGCGACCTGGCCTGGCGCACCGAGCTCGTGTGCCTGTCCCTGGCGGGCAACCTGCGGCTCATGGAGCTGCGCGGCTCCGACGGCGCCCGCCGCCTGGGCGAGGAGTTCCGCTACCACGGCGACACCGTGGCCGCCTACGGGCTTGAGCCGGTGGACTCCGTCAACTACGTCTGCGCCCACGACGACGAGACCCTCTTCGACGTCCTGGCCTACAAGCTCCCCCTGACCACCTCGATGGCCGACCGCGTCCGGATGAACACCCTGTGCCTGGCCGTGCCCGCCCTCGGGCAGTCCCCGTGCTTCTGGGCGGCCGGCGCCGAGCTGCTGCGCAGCAAGTCCCTCGACACCGACTCCTACAACTCTGGGGACCACTACAACGCCATCGACTGGACCGGCCAGGACAACGGCTGGGGTCGTGGCCTTCCCCCCGCGCAGCGCAACTTCGAGTCCTGGGTCATCCAGGCCGACCTCCTGCGGCACGACGAGCTGCGTCCCACCGCCAAGGACATCGCCACCGCCCGTGAGGCCGCCCTCGACCTCCTGCGCCTGCGCCACTCCACGCCGCTGCTGTCCCTGGGGTCGGCGGCCCTCATCCGCGAGCGCGTGTCCTTCCCCTGCGCCGGGCCGGAGGCGACCCCCGGGGTGGTCGTCATGGTCATCGACGACGGGGCGGGGGAGGCTGACATCGACCCCGCTCTCGACGGCGTCCTCGTCGTCCTCAACGCCACCCCCCACGCCGTCGAGCAGAGGGTCGAGGCGCTTGTCGGACGCTACTTCGAGCTGAGCGAGGTGCAGGTGGCCGGCTCCGACCCGGTGGTCAGGGGCACGACCTTCGACGCGGGCACCGGCACCGTGACCGTCCCCGCCCGCACCGTGGCCGTTCTCGTCGAGCGCTGA